TCACGTTCATTCTTTGCTCCCCCTTTTTATGTCATCACGAGATCCCCATCTCTTCTCTCTGTACAAAAATTCCATGTTTCTTTAgagcccctcttcctcttcttctgttttctttctctccttcatatttttctcCTTTATGTTTCAAGTTTGTGCAGATTGCTAGAATTTTTTCTTCAACTtttctcataaaaaaaataacacaaTAATGTCATCCTACTCTCAATTACCCTCTCAGGAATCCATTAATGATTCTTTCACCAACCGGTTTCGTGACTCTCTCACTTGCAGCAATTCCATCAAGAAGCTGGATTTCAAAGAACTCGATCTGGGTTCTCCACTTTCACCATTAATAATTCCGTCATCTCTCAATAATTCTACCGCCTCCACCCCTTCAACCAGCATTGCAAGTTCCTCCTGTTCTGTCTCGACCGCCAAAATTACTACCACCTCTACTCAGTTCCCTAAAAAGCATGAAAATGTCACTCACAACCAATCCGGCGAGCTCCCTGGCTTGTCTGAGACTAGCCCAGCTCGACATAGCACTCTCCGTTCAAGCAATTCGCATCTGGGTCATCGAAGATCCATCTCGGCTGGAGCCCCATTGATCTACTCTGGTTCAAGTTTTGGCTCTACTAGCAATGGTAGCAGCTGTGGAAATACTAATGGAGCAAGCTCGGTTTCTACTAGTTCAAGCTCAAATTTGCTTCACAGTGGCAACATTTGTCCATCTGGCAAAATCTTGAAAACTGCTTTGACATGTCGTGTCTCAAACAAGACTGACACTCTGGGTACCGGAACGGCAAACTACGGACACGGCAGCATTATGCGTGGCGGAAGTGGTGGTGGTGGTTCTGCTACTAAATTCGGAACTGGAGGACATACCGGAGGTTGTGGTGATCCAGAGGAGTTGAAGAAGACAGGCAATGAGATGTATAGAAGAGGGAATTTTGTGGAAGCTCTGGGTTTGTATGATAAAGCGATATTGTTGGCGCCAGAGAATGCGGCGTACAGGAGTAATAGGGCGGCGGCTCTGACGGCAATAGGGAAGTTGGGCGAGGCTGTCAGGGAATGTGAAGAGGCTGTGAAACTGGACCCTGGTTACACCAGGGCTCATCAGAGATTGGCCTCTCTGTATCTTAGGTAAGTTCTATTCGGTTATTGTTTGTGAGTTCTGTTCTGTTTTAGTTACTTTCATTATCTAATCGTGAGTTTTATTCTTGTTTTGGATGATTGTGATCCGTTTATGTCGCTCTGGTTTTTCTATGTTGGTCATGGTGAAGATCGAATCTCTTTTTACATGATTAGTTcttctttgcttgttttttcTTCTCATGTTGAAGTTTCCATCCTTTGTGATCAGTGATCTAGGATATTCATCATGGGGTTGGAGAAAATAGGATCTTTTTGTTGCTTAGTATTCCAGTACTTGAGGAACTAGATAATCGTTGGGGATCCATTCCTGGATTTGAGGTCTTAGGTAGATTCTTGGATTGTGTGTGTTATGCAGATATCTAGATTCAGCTTCAGTGTTTTTTTGTGCTTCTGTCCTTGTGGAGTTGTGTGCAAGTTCCAATTTATGCTCATGTGACTCTTTTTGGACTCGAGCTCAAAATGTCTTGGATTCTCTAGTCATCAACTTATCTATTCTCCATTTTAGTTCCATTGATTTAAGGGTTACTGTAGTTTTCTCAGGTTTAGGTGGGTAGATTGTCGTTTGTGCTCTTCTGTTCCAATAGTGCATCAATTATTATCACAGTGGATCTACAATCCTTAAACTCGGGTAGTTTGCCAGGTTAGGACAGGCTGAAAATGCTCGGTGCCACTTGCTTTTTCACGGGCAACAGCCATGTCCAACTGAGTTGCAGAAGTTGCATTCGCTGGAGAAGCATATACATCGTTGTGCAGATGCACGGAAGATTGGTGATTGGAAGGCTGCACTTAGGGAAACTGATGCAGCCTTAACAATTGGAGCAGACTCTTCTCCCCAGGTATAGCCCATTAGCCTTAAAATGATCACATTTTTCTATTTGACAAGGGAAGCAATTTTTGAATTCCTGAACTTTTAGTATGTAATTTACAGCTTATTGCTTGTAAAGCAGAAGCCTTTTTGAAACTTCACCAACTTGAAGATGCAGATACAACCATATCAAACATGTCTAAAGTTGAATATTATCCTCCACAAACAAAGTTCTTTGGTATGGTTGCTGAAGCTTATGTGCTTTATGTCCAAGCCCAGATTGCGATGGCACTAGGAAAGTGAGTTTTTATATGAAGTTCAATGTAAAATAGTTTCTGCTTTTGGGATGACAAGTGGATAATAGATTTGTTGCAGATTTGAGAATGCAGTTTCAATGGCTGAGAAGGCTGGTCTGATTGATTATAGTAATATAGACATTGCTATGGTGTTAACCAATTTCAAAATGGCAGCAAGAGCTCGTAAGCATGGCAATGATCTTTTCAGTTCTGGAAAATATGCTGAAGCCAGCTCAGCCTATGGGGAAGGCCTCAGATATGATTCTTCTAACCCTGTTCTTCACTGCAATCGAGCAGTTTGTTGGTCTAAACTTGGACTCTGGGAAAAATCTATAGAGGACTGTACTCAAGCTCTTAGAATACAACCAAACTACACCAAGGCCTTATTTAGAAGGGCTGCCTCAAATGAAAAGGTGAACGTTTGTTTCTGCATTGTTGTACGTGCATGTGCTGTCGAGATTATTCTGCcacttagtttttttttttttttttttttgggggggggggggtgttcTTTTTTGGTAATTAATCTGCTTCTTTTCCTTTTGGATGTTGTAGCTTGGACGATGGGCAGAAGCTGTGAAAGATTACGAGGTTTTGAGAAAGGAATTAGCTGGGGATAATGAGTTTCTGGAATCTCTACAACGAGCACAGACCAGATTGAAGAAATCTCTTGGTGAAGTTCATAATACAAATTTTGGTGGTGAAGTAGAAGAACTCTCCAGTCTAGATAAGTTTAAAGCTGCAATATCATCACCTGGTAAATACTTGGTGCCTTTGCAATATATCTTTGTAATTTGTATGGTGATTGCTTGGCCATCAATGATCTTTCCATCCTTCCTGTCTTACACTTCTAACCCAGATCTTTGAAATTTCCAGGTGTAAAGATTGTTCATTTTAAAGCAGCGTCTGATGAACAATCTGCAGATGTATCCCCATTCTTAAATATGTTATGTGTTCGATATCCATCAATTCATTTCTTTAAGGTAGTATTTATGTTTCGCTTTCTCTTTAAGCTAATGGGATCATTCCAttgccttttcttttcattgTGAAATGATTATTTGTGAGGTGTTGATTGAAGGTGGATGTGGAGGAGAGCTTAGCAGTAGCAAAAGCTGAGGGCATAAGAACTGTTCCAACATTTAAGGTTTATAAGAATGGAGACAAGGTGAAGGAGATGATCCGTCCAAGTCTTCAGTTCTTAGAGGATTCAGTGAAGAGTTACAGTACATAGAATAAATTGTTCTTTTATCTctttttgccttttttttttcctttttttttttaaaaaaaaattgttgtaattattattattttaattcattcaTATGGAAGAACCAATGGTTTCTTTTTGCTCCGAGATGCATACCAGTTTCTCTATGCATACCAAATTTGGACTCATATCCAACAggatttttatttctaataattaataagccgaattacttttatattttgtttttagTTGTAAAAAACaataagtattattattattattatgaattttaacaGAAATTTCATTAAGTGGTTGTATAATTATGTCATTATTTATAgtaataaaattactttttaaattaatttattttatcaaataaaaaatttaattgaattgaattcatttatttttaaactcacattttaattttatttctcatTCAACCCATAAATTTTTCGATATAAGaccatttattttatatttgaaaaatattttttataaaaaatatcttctGTTGAGATTTTGTCCACCGATTTGAAGCCCGGGAATGTGCTGCTTTGTCCACCGAGATTGCTGAATTTGTTCCAGAGATGGAGATTTTGGCCAAATTCCAGAGATGGAGATTTTGGGTTGGCCAAGAAAATTGAGGAGGAAAAAGTTGAACCCATGTTTTGTTCAAAATGACTAGTTTCGtactaattattatatacaatttaaaattttcataattcgTCGATGTGAGAGAATTTTTCATAAGATAACTGAAGGTTACATTACATATTCTTTGAAATATTTCCTGAAAATTAGTTTGGGATGTAAAATCTAATATGATCATTATGCAACTTCTAAAAAAGATTGGTAAtgggtaaattttttaaactttctTACATGATTTGGGTCGATTTTTTGAAAGGATATCTGATGAAGAAATCTAAATTTAGTATGATTATAATTTAGATTTGAGCCCATAGAATTATCAAGTAATTTTGATTTAGAtttgaatataatttaaatCGATTGTACCCTAGCCTAATTACGATCAAcaaaaaaataaggaaaaaagatGAAGGGATGCGGTGGAGTGGAGCTCCAATCCACAGAGGTCATTGGCATTTGGCacgtggatttttttttttcccttttagtCGAAGATGGTTAAATTAGAAGTGGACCAAGTCTAGTGGCATATCAATCAGGCGGAGAGGCCCAAATCCAGCACCCAGAGAACAATAATATAGCTTTAggttaaaaaaaaacaacactAGAATCAAAGCCAGTAATTATCGATCCAAGGTCTACAAGAACAAATCAAGCTCAAACTAAGACCTAGCTTGCTTAGAATAATTGATTACGGTACTGTAACGTCCAAACTTGAGAGATTTTCTCTCTCTAGTTCAAAACCAGAGAGAGAAATTTGTAAACTTTCAAAATTCTCAAAGACAacagaattaaaaatatatatataaataaagaaaactCAAAACCCACAATTAAAGGGGCAAGGAAAATCTGAGTGAAGGGCAGGCAGCGTATAAAAGGCATGACCAATCACCACGAAAAGAGCAAAAAGGAAAGAAGGAATGATTTTGTAGGGTTGGATCCCCACCCCCACTGTTTCTTTCGATCCGCCTTTTTCTCACTTCCTCCTCTCAAAAGATattgtccctctctctctcttgctTGCTCTTTAATCTATGCTATTGATATTATTGTAGAATCTGGAGATGGTAAGAGCTCCCCCTGCCTCTCCTTTTGATGTAGTTGTTTATTATTGCCGCTCCTCCTGAAGTGTCAACAGTATATTTCACAGCTACAAAAATCAAATTCGATTCAaagatggtgaaagttttactCATTAAATATTTAAGCTTTTCAATTGTAAAATAGTGAAAActgtttttgtagaaaaggaaaTTGATTTTTCTATTTTGATGATGAAATGAAAGCAAAACGCGTAATCCAACTGTAACATACTAAACCTTGTCGAGATTTGATTGACTTAGCCACCAAATACAATTAATGAaggtaattattattattaattttttttatcaaggcTCCATGTGTGTTTTTCAGGCTTCACTTCTTCTATTGTCTGTTAAAACTACGGCTGGATACACCTCGGGTCGGACCTGCCGCACTCACACTGCTAAATATATCATATTCATCGATCACTACACCCGAAAAACAATAATCATATTTATTCAtaatttgattattattattatatataaatttaataattattgcactcatatatttaatttaataataaatatatttatttaaatttaaaatatctcaaCTTGTACTTTTTAAtccataaatataataattataaatgaaagtaattattgtaatttttttaatattattatttttaattatttatgtgcataaataaaatttattttgaatagtTAAAAATATTACGTGTTACAACACAACATTTACACATtctttcaaaataatattttaaattaaaataaaatgtttacAAACATTtggtttttttaaaatcaaatgatctataaaaaactaattaaagataaattataatttaatttctatattttaatgaaacccacacattaatttttatttttaatttttataaatttagaaaaattacttGAAATGTTTCAAGTAAAAAAAAGTACTTCTCGTAATAAAGGATCGAACAACATGTTAAATGGATCCTATGCTATATATCAGCCTTGCTTACAGCTATATTGCAGCCATTTCCAAGCTTTGCAAAAATGGCGAAACGTTTCAAGCTTAAGTTCTCCAGAGTAATCACATCCTTCAATTCATGCCGCTCCAAGGACCCATCCACTTTCCCCTCCAATCCTGTCCCTTCATTTCTCGGACTTTCTTCGGTCAAACCCCATCTCCCACCTCCATCAAAGTCTTCCTCCATCAAGCGTCATATGTCCTCAGCCTTCGCTTCAATCACCAGCGGCTTCAGATCACGATCCACTACTGCACGTTACCTCTCTGAGACCGACCACACCAAatcaccacctcctcctcctacGCCTGAGTTCCACTGGGAAAGAGAAGACAAATGGCACGTTGTGGCCAAGATGTACGACGAAAATCCTCGTCGGAAAGTTTGTAACACTTTGGTTTCCTGTGAGTTTGAAAACGATAGCATTTTTCTtcctccacctcctcctcccAACACCGAGAGGACGAAAAGAAGACGgattaaaaagaagaagaaaacaatGCCGAGAATCCGTGTCAGCAGTTCGTCAACTGATAGTGGATTATTCAGCAGTGAAGGTTTAGATGATGATAATGATCCAGAAAATGGTATGGGCAATGAGGAAACGGAAACATTAGTCTCATCAACCAAAAGTTTCTCTACTGATTATTCTTCGCCAGATCAGTTCGGCACCCATTTGGAAACCATACGTGAATCTCCATTTAACAGGATAAGTAATCGCAAGAAGAGGGTTAAAAGGGCAAAAAGATACGTTAACAGAAAGGCAAGAAAGAGTATTGATGAGTCACAGTCATCTCCGGCCAGATTGTCGAGGTTTCAATGGCTGATACCGTGCACGGTGGAGGGGAAGGTAAGGGAGAGCTTCGCAGTGGTGAAGAAATCAGAGGACCCATACAAGGACTTCAAGAGATCGATGATGGAGATGATATTGGAGAAGCAGATGTATGAAGTGAATGATTTGGAGCAACTGTTGCAGTGTTTCTTGTCTTTGAATTCTAGGCGTTATCATGGGATTATTATCGAGGCATTCTCTGAGATTTGGGAGGATTTGTTCTGTAAAAATTCCATTAAAAAAGGAGTTCCTAGATCTGTTtgaattagttaaattaatgaATCAAATTATAATAAGAGAACACTCTTGTTCTTCCTCTTTAGTAAATCCAAGTTGATCTTTATTTTAGGGTTTTATGTGtttgctctttttttttaacacaatcaaatttactttttatttccaATGAAAAACAAACTGGAATCAAGTTAAAAATGATCATACGAATGCATCCAAGAATAGATCCTTATGGGATGTTTTTGTTTGAGGGAAGCAATTGAGGAATGGCCATGCAGAAGATGGAGTTGTGCACGGAGCTAGCAAGTGAAGAAGacacaaaaaagaaaataaaaagatgaaaaagGCGATAAATTAAAGATGTCGAGAAATGGAGACGCAGAGTGGTCGTCCTCTCTTCTTTGGACGGTTGATTATTAGAGAGCACATGGATTTACTCATCCAATATGGTCCTTGTGTTCCTCTTGCTCCTCAATTACCATCATTTCCATTTCCACATCTCACCCTTCTTTCCACCAACATCCCTTCAACTccattctttttttctctctctctctctctctttttgaaATAGAAGAAGCATATATTAGATTTTAGCCTTTTGACCTTCTACATTATGATGTAGGGTAAGTTCAGAATTGTgggtgaaagagaaaaaaaaaatcttttttttttaacagcatttaaaataatagtttttcTAAGGAGAGTTTTTAGGATTCCAACTACAATGCTCAtagtcctgaaagaaaaaacaATAGATATTATATCTTAATTATTCAAAATGAATCATGAAAAAAAGATTGAACTTAGTTGAGTGTGCAAAACTTTTGCATGatgtatatattatttaattgttaaaaaaaaagagatatagTGATGGTCACAAGGTTGACAGTTGTTTCACGGTTTCGTTTAGTGTGCAAAGCTATCACACTAATTCACGCTCATCAAGACAGCAGTACAAGTGAGAGTTGGTGATGTTGAAGACGAAGAATAGAAATAATTGGatatggagaaggagaagaaggagaagaaggtggTGGCTCAGTTACCGTAAATAAAATGCCACGCCTAAATCAAAGTCCCAGAATGCTTAGCAGATCTTCTCTTCTCGAAatctaaaaaaagaaataatattgaaagcaaagaaACTGCAAACAGTGATAATTCAGTAGGAGAAAGGCACACACGGTATCAGAGATTCTTTGCCCAGCTTAAGAAAGTACTGAAACTGAAACTGAAATTGGGTAAGAAAACAATTCAAGAATTGGACAGCTTTTGTCAGTTGATGTATATATGTGATATGAGGATCCCTGGCAAATGCAATGCATGCTTTCCCATATCACTGTTTGATCGATCATTTCTAAACTCAGTCTCTCTCAGCCCTGTCCCTATCCCAATCTCTTCATGCTTTCTCTTTAATTCGCTCACTCGAGGCTCCAAAACATATGTATATGTGGTCATCACCTCGATGTAGGTTTTATCTCTCATAGCATTATTGAGATAAACTTGGAATGCAGGATATTGATGAATATGGGTCAGATAAATCTTGAAGCTTCGGAATTTTCAGTGGTAGCTTTCTTTCTATAGGTTGAGTTCTTTCAACCATGGCTATGAGCTTAAGGAGTAATGATTGTCCAAAGAAATATTTTCTAGTAATTAGAAGCCTACCCCCAACTTCAATTTTGGTTTCTTAATAAACTCACTCAATTTAATCTTAACCTATTTATTTATAGGTTAAATTTcactgaaaaaaaataaatttcgaaCTAATATCAGAAAGGTATATAAACTTTTGGATTatcaatttagaaaaaattaatcaatcaaTTGGTGGAAATTAAAAACACTATTGATTTATGGATTTTCATATGCATTAATGaagaaatattaataaaaataaatttagtaataaaaaatattatttatagatgattttttgttttataaattgaattattcaGCCACTAATTACTTACATTAGCGATGGATTAGTTTTGACATTTCAATGTATTAGCAACGAAAAGTGAGTGTTTTTTAACAGACAGAAAGTAAGTTGATGGCATTTTTTTAGGGCAGCTTTGCAATGAAATGCTTCGTCCCAAATATAGCAATAGAGTTTTGCTGCTGCTAAATCCTTCACAAAATGTAGCGATAGGCGCAATAATCTGTTGGAAAAGCAGCAACGAGGACATCAATAAGGGATTCTTGTTTGGCAAAAACAGGTTAGTAAACGGACAAACActcgtaaaaattaaattatccaaaatcaatttatattaatattcgtTTAATTCATCGTGAattcgattaaaaattaatttaaactattcgAATTAGTCtcaaacccgattattattatcctaataaaatttgaatttatttagttttatatattttaattaataatttatataaaaatactttttattaataattttcatttaaaaaatttaataattttaaaaaacatttaaattttaatttttaaataaaaaatatataaatatttataaatattattataaaatatatttttatattaaattaattatttatataaacggattCGGATTCGGATTGTGGATATCCTATATATAAAATTCGAATACGATCCGAACCCGCAacgtatattattttttaaattcaaactcgtcccaaacccgattataatTATCCAAATCCATTCTATTAGGATTTGATCGGATcagatatttaaaaatactCGATTCGTTGTCATCGCTGAGCAAAAATCTATTGCAAAAGTTTTTAGCGACCGAAAAAGTAGTATTAGTGGGAATAACTCATCACAGTGTCATCTTTTGTTTAGCAAACAAATGACCCATTAGCtacattcaaatttaaaatataatacccGTTATAGTTtagtattataataataaaaattgtaattttatagaagaataaatttgaaaattataaattatttttttaaaaagtctttatttaaaaaaaactaaattgatcTTTGTATTAAAAATTGAGAATAGAAACCATATGCTAAAGAAGTGTTTTGATCAATTTTCACGGGAAGTTTAactgaaaatagaaataaacacATTTTTAAAGTTGtttattatagatattaaaaaacaaaacaatataattctaacttttatttataaaattaataaattaactgaaaattttcattttaattaatattattattccaTTAGTTGAtttgtaatattatattataattcatataattacctataatttataattaacatataatctataatatatataaggaaaaagaaaaattaaaataatgattttaacgttaaaataaaaataaactaaaaaaaaatctttttctattgttaaattgatttaaaaaatacaaaattatgaaaagTTCATCTCACCttataaaatcaaaaaattaagataatgaatttaatatgtaatgtaacattaaatacttttttttagaaaataaaataaaaaagcttTTTGtccttttaaattgatttttataaaaactgattaaaaataaaaataaaaaataattttttaactctatttaatttttttagaattataaaatatcatattcaAAACAAAGTATAATCTATAatctaataatatatataatttataaacatactatttttataatttagcatttaataaacttttagtataattaaatttcaaattctactcatctaattttcaattttcatttaaaaaaaaaatcaaaatattattgaattctcCCGTGAGCCCGGTTCATATCACATACTAATAAATTCTTGCCAATGATCTTGAAATAATTTCTtttgcaaaaaatatatatatataaattggttgcatagatttttattttttttaatttattttttatcataaatgAAGTtagattatatgttttaaattattattttattctacAGTTTAGGTAGTGAAagatttcttttgttttttagttaattggttattaaaaattaattatattatatacgaaaattttatataaaattacataaaatactataaatttacaataaatacaaaaaatGTGTAAAGCATGTTTATTGAAAAGCTAATTTATCAAGTGTATATCGTGAATATGCACtcaatatatgtatatgtgaccaccaattttgatattttatctgCTTTTAGGGCTTTGACTTATTGAGCTGCTTTTATCTCCTTTTGGTGGAAGGtaactcaattaaaatattttaattttttagaaacgGTTAATGCGAATAGAAATGAAAATTATGGATGGAAAGTTGTTCTACCACACCTTAACCAACTAATAtgattaaaaacaaaattatgGAGAGATAAACCATTTAAAAAGTGCCACAATGAAAATGTTGATAAGTTTACTAAATATGACGGTACACAAAGAATACTCATATTtgtattaagaaaattaaaatattatttataacattatatctattaattatgcAGTTATAGTTGCCACCTTAAAGGTATTTTATAGCTTTTAAACACTAATTCTAGTGTAAGaaaatgtaattaaaatatgaaaaggaTATCTAATCAAATACACAaatttaaattacattaaaaaaatgttttttaaaattatcttcGAGAAATCTTCTTCCTAAAAAGGGCTCTATGAATTTGACTTctaatttagattaaattaatttaaaataaaattttacaaaatactaaaataccaaaataataaaattgaccTAAGTGCAATTCGACCATACATGCATTATGCAATTTGAAATTATGTTACGCATCCACATGTACTGAAAAGTATGTtacttattttcttattttcccATATTTCTCAAATATAGTTTTTATCTCATAAACCTTAAATTAGACGGTGATaatttgatttgtcatgatttaaaactttttatattaaatcatGAATAGTGTGAATACTTCAATGCATAACTTGTTGAAAAATCGTGTCATTTTCGTGTTCGTATCATTCTCTCATTCCtcgaaaagattcgtcctcgaatcttcaaCCATAATGACAAGAAAATTATCATCATATATAGCATCGACATATATAGTATCCTCTTTGAATTCAGTATGAAATTTTGCGAATGAAGCACTAAACTGTAACATCTctcatctttcttttcttttt
The Manihot esculenta cultivar AM560-2 chromosome 1, M.esculenta_v8, whole genome shotgun sequence genome window above contains:
- the LOC110620875 gene encoding inactive TPR repeat-containing thioredoxin TTL3, encoding MSSYSQLPSQESINDSFTNRFRDSLTCSNSIKKLDFKELDLGSPLSPLIIPSSLNNSTASTPSTSIASSSCSVSTAKITTTSTQFPKKHENVTHNQSGELPGLSETSPARHSTLRSSNSHLGHRRSISAGAPLIYSGSSFGSTSNGSSCGNTNGASSVSTSSSSNLLHSGNICPSGKILKTALTCRVSNKTDTLGTGTANYGHGSIMRGGSGGGGSATKFGTGGHTGGCGDPEELKKTGNEMYRRGNFVEALGLYDKAILLAPENAAYRSNRAAALTAIGKLGEAVRECEEAVKLDPGYTRAHQRLASLYLRLGQAENARCHLLFHGQQPCPTELQKLHSLEKHIHRCADARKIGDWKAALRETDAALTIGADSSPQLIACKAEAFLKLHQLEDADTTISNMSKVEYYPPQTKFFGMVAEAYVLYVQAQIAMALGKFENAVSMAEKAGLIDYSNIDIAMVLTNFKMAARARKHGNDLFSSGKYAEASSAYGEGLRYDSSNPVLHCNRAVCWSKLGLWEKSIEDCTQALRIQPNYTKALFRRAASNEKLGRWAEAVKDYEVLRKELAGDNEFLESLQRAQTRLKKSLGEVHNTNFGGEVEELSSLDKFKAAISSPGVKIVHFKAASDEQSADVSPFLNMLCVRYPSIHFFKVDVEESLAVAKAEGIRTVPTFKVYKNGDKVKEMIRPSLQFLEDSVKSYST
- the LOC110628176 gene encoding transcription repressor OFP7, whose product is MAKRFKLKFSRVITSFNSCRSKDPSTFPSNPVPSFLGLSSVKPHLPPPSKSSSIKRHMSSAFASITSGFRSRSTTARYLSETDHTKSPPPPPTPEFHWEREDKWHVVAKMYDENPRRKVCNTLVSCEFENDSIFLPPPPPPNTERTKRRRIKKKKKTMPRIRVSSSSTDSGLFSSEGLDDDNDPENGMGNEETETLVSSTKSFSTDYSSPDQFGTHLETIRESPFNRISNRKKRVKRAKRYVNRKARKSIDESQSSPARLSRFQWLIPCTVEGKVRESFAVVKKSEDPYKDFKRSMMEMILEKQMYEVNDLEQLLQCFLSLNSRRYHGIIIEAFSEIWEDLFCKNSIKKGVPRSV